The Mucilaginibacter yixingensis genome window below encodes:
- the tsf gene encoding translation elongation factor Ts, translating into MSTVQISASDVNKLRQQTGAGMMDCKKALTETNGDFEAAVDYLRKKGAKVAASRQDRESNEGVVVARASADGKFGVIIELNCETDFVAKNAEFIAFGNAIANVAVENKPATLDELNQLGIDTETGRATIAESALDKTGKIGEKIGVSKYEIVEGEKVVAYIHGNFRLGVLVALSANPEGAEDAGKDVAMQIAAMNPIAVDKDGVDSTTIERELEIAKEQIRAEGKPEEMVEKIAAGKLNKFYKDSTLLNQEFVKDSSKSVAQFLQGIDKGLTVTAFKRVTLGA; encoded by the coding sequence ATGTCCACAGTACAAATTTCTGCATCGGATGTAAACAAACTGCGCCAGCAAACTGGTGCCGGTATGATGGATTGCAAAAAAGCTTTAACCGAAACTAACGGTGACTTTGAAGCAGCAGTAGATTATTTAAGAAAAAAAGGCGCTAAAGTAGCCGCCAGCCGTCAGGATCGCGAGAGCAATGAGGGTGTGGTTGTTGCACGTGCCAGCGCAGATGGCAAATTCGGTGTGATCATCGAGCTGAACTGCGAAACCGACTTCGTAGCTAAAAACGCTGAGTTTATTGCTTTCGGTAACGCTATTGCTAACGTTGCTGTTGAAAACAAACCAGCTACTTTAGATGAGCTGAACCAACTGGGTATTGATACCGAAACTGGTCGCGCAACTATCGCTGAGTCTGCTTTAGACAAAACCGGTAAAATTGGCGAGAAAATTGGCGTATCTAAATACGAGATTGTTGAAGGCGAGAAAGTAGTAGCTTACATCCACGGTAACTTCCGTTTAGGTGTACTGGTTGCTTTGAGCGCTAACCCAGAAGGTGCTGAAGACGCTGGTAAAGACGTAGCAATGCAAATTGCTGCCATGAACCCAATTGCTGTTGATAAAGACGGCGTTGATTCAACCACCATCGAGCGCGAACTGGAAATTGCTAAAGAGCAGATCCGTGCTGAAGGCAAACCTGAAGAAATGGTTGAAAAAATCGCCGCAGGTAAGCTGAACAAATTCTACAAAGACTCTACCCTGTTAAACCAGGAGTTTGTGAAAGACTCATCTAAGAGCGTTGCACAATTCCTTCAAGGTATCGACAAAGGCCTCACCGTTACCGCCTTTAAGCGCGTAACTTTAGGAGCTTAA
- the rpsB gene encoding 30S ribosomal protein S2 — protein MARTTYQDLLDAGVHFGHLTRKWDPKMAQYIFMERNGIHIIDLNKTVVKLDEAATAIKQIVKSGRKVLFVATKKQAKDIVADYAKSVNMPFVTERWLGGMLTNFATVRKSIKKMSNIDKLTKDGTYSNLSKKERLMIQRERIKLESLLGGISDLNRLPAALFLIDVKKEHIAVSEALKLNIPTFAMVDTNSDPSNIDFPIPANDDATKSISLVTGVIIQAIQEGLEERKRDKEEEAEKEAVAAKTKVDSNEAAPAEGGKRKRVTADVEAEAVAPAAETEAEGSEE, from the coding sequence ATGGCAAGAACAACATATCAGGATTTACTGGATGCAGGTGTACACTTTGGTCACCTTACCCGCAAATGGGATCCGAAAATGGCTCAGTACATTTTCATGGAGCGCAACGGTATCCACATCATCGATCTTAACAAAACTGTAGTTAAGCTTGATGAAGCTGCTACAGCTATCAAACAAATTGTAAAATCAGGCCGCAAAGTACTGTTTGTTGCTACCAAGAAACAAGCTAAAGACATTGTAGCTGATTACGCAAAAAGCGTAAACATGCCTTTCGTAACCGAGCGTTGGTTAGGTGGTATGTTAACCAACTTTGCTACCGTACGCAAGTCAATCAAAAAAATGTCTAACATCGATAAACTGACTAAAGACGGTACTTACAGCAACCTTTCTAAAAAAGAGCGTCTGATGATTCAGCGTGAGCGTATCAAGCTGGAAAGCCTGCTTGGTGGTATCTCTGACCTGAACCGTCTGCCGGCTGCATTGTTCCTGATCGACGTTAAGAAAGAGCACATCGCTGTTTCTGAGGCGTTGAAACTGAACATCCCAACTTTTGCAATGGTTGATACTAACTCAGATCCTTCAAACATCGACTTCCCTATCCCGGCTAACGATGACGCTACTAAATCAATCTCTTTGGTAACTGGTGTTATCATCCAGGCTATCCAGGAAGGTTTAGAAGAGCGCAAACGCGATAAAGAAGAAGAAGCAGAAAAAGAAGCAGTTGCTGCAAAAACTAAAGTTGACAGCAACGAGGCCGCTCCTGCAGAAGGTGGTAAACGCAAACGCGTAACTGCCGACGTAGAAGCTGAAGCCGTAGCTCCTGCTGCCGAAACTGAAGCAGAAGGCTCAGAAGAGTAA
- the rpsI gene encoding 30S ribosomal protein S9 — protein sequence MPATNTSGRRKTAVARIYLSAGNGAITVNGKDYTVYFPTLPLQYIVNQAALVAGVTGQYDVKVNVAGGGVKGQAEAVRLAIAKAIVELDAEKKPALRAKGIMTRDDRMVERKKPGRKKARKRFQFSKR from the coding sequence ATGCCAGCTACTAACACTTCAGGCAGAAGAAAAACAGCAGTTGCCCGCATTTATTTAAGCGCAGGCAACGGTGCAATTACCGTAAACGGTAAAGATTACACTGTATATTTTCCAACCCTACCTTTACAGTACATCGTTAACCAGGCAGCTTTAGTTGCTGGCGTTACCGGTCAGTACGATGTTAAGGTAAACGTTGCCGGTGGTGGCGTAAAAGGACAGGCTGAGGCCGTTCGTTTAGCTATTGCCAAAGCTATTGTTGAACTTGACGCTGAGAAAAAACCAGCGTTGCGTGCTAAAGGTATCATGACACGTGATGACCGTATGGTTGAGCGTAAGAAACCAGGCCGCAAAAAAGCACGTAAGAGATTCCAGTTCAGTAAACGTTAA
- the rplM gene encoding 50S ribosomal protein L13, whose product MNTLSYKTVSANKKTVNKEWVVVDAQGEILGRLSTKIAMIIRGKNKPSFTPNVDCGDNVIVINADKVKLTGNKFNDKTYVSYTGYPGGQRFISPKELMAKHPERVIEKAVRGMLPKNRLGRALFGNLYVYAGSEHPHAAQNPKTI is encoded by the coding sequence GTGAATACGTTAAGTTACAAAACTGTCTCAGCCAACAAAAAGACCGTTAACAAAGAATGGGTTGTTGTTGACGCACAAGGCGAGATTTTGGGGCGCTTGTCTACTAAGATCGCTATGATCATTAGAGGTAAAAACAAGCCAAGCTTTACCCCAAACGTAGACTGCGGTGATAACGTGATCGTTATCAATGCAGACAAGGTAAAACTGACCGGAAACAAGTTTAACGACAAAACTTATGTTTCTTACACTGGTTACCCAGGTGGTCAGCGTTTCATTTCTCCTAAGGAGTTAATGGCAAAACACCCAGAGCGTGTAATTGAAAAAGCCGTTCGTGGTATGTTACCTAAAAATCGTTTGGGCCGTGCCTTATTTGGCAACCTGTATGTGTATGCTGGTTCAGAGCATCCACACGCCGCTCAAAACCCTAAAACCATTTAA
- a CDS encoding LLM class flavin-dependent oxidoreductase, giving the protein MSTKHIRLSVLDQSPIRKRATAVQAVRETIELAKLTEQLGYTRYWVAEHHNTGILAGSTPEVLLGHLAAHTKTIRIGSGGIMLPNHSALQVAERFRMLEALAPGRVDLGMGRAPGTDRITASVLNPSNQFREQDFIEQLYELNHYLHDTYEPGTIQQKIRAIPQVETVPSLWLLSSSGQSGLFAAHFGMAFSFAHFINPFGGPEAVKTYRERFQPSADLAVPQANMAIFVFCSEDAEKVERHKAVMGHRFLQFEKGGPIVPLTYDDVKDVVYTDAEQDRLRYNRQRVVAGSPQFVKERLSALAESYGVDEIMMVTITEDFNDRLLSYELVARQFGLQPLV; this is encoded by the coding sequence ATGAGTACAAAACATATCCGCTTGAGCGTGCTTGATCAATCGCCCATTCGTAAGAGGGCAACCGCCGTGCAGGCCGTGCGCGAAACCATCGAACTGGCTAAATTAACCGAACAACTGGGCTACACCCGCTATTGGGTGGCCGAACATCATAACACCGGCATATTGGCTGGCTCAACCCCCGAAGTATTGCTGGGGCACCTGGCTGCACATACCAAAACCATCCGCATTGGTTCGGGCGGTATTATGCTGCCCAATCATAGTGCGTTGCAGGTGGCCGAGCGTTTCAGGATGCTGGAAGCACTGGCGCCGGGTAGGGTAGACCTGGGTATGGGTCGTGCCCCGGGGACTGATCGCATAACGGCGTCGGTACTTAATCCGTCAAACCAGTTTCGCGAGCAGGATTTTATTGAGCAGTTGTATGAGCTGAACCATTACCTGCACGATACTTATGAACCCGGTACCATTCAGCAAAAAATCCGCGCCATCCCGCAGGTTGAAACCGTGCCATCGTTATGGCTATTGAGCAGCAGCGGACAAAGTGGTTTGTTTGCCGCGCACTTTGGTATGGCCTTTTCATTCGCACATTTCATCAACCCCTTCGGCGGACCGGAAGCCGTTAAAACTTACCGCGAGCGCTTCCAGCCCTCGGCAGATCTGGCTGTGCCGCAGGCTAACATGGCCATCTTTGTGTTCTGTTCTGAAGATGCCGAAAAGGTAGAGCGTCACAAAGCAGTAATGGGCCACCGTTTCCTGCAGTTTGAAAAAGGCGGACCAATTGTACCGCTTACCTATGACGACGTAAAAGACGTTGTTTACACCGATGCCGAGCAGGACAGGTTACGCTATAATCGGCAGCGCGTGGTAGCGGGCAGCCCGCAGTTTGTAAAAGAACGTCTGAGCGCCCTGGCCGAAAGCTATGGTGTAGACGAGATAATGATGGTCACCATCACCGAAGATTTTAATGACCGCCTGCTGTCTTATGAATTGGTAGCACGCCAGTTTGGTTTACAGCCATTGGTATAA
- a CDS encoding M1 family metallopeptidase, translating into MRKILLLTALCGAFTVAHAQTLTIPPGIAKTYENGTRLANGKPGKTYWQNHGRYDISVNVAPPNKMVKGVEQITYFNNSPDTLKELNMKLIVNIHTRPQRRGADAKPEFGITVDDFKVNGAAATWQNAQAAGTNYMVPLGKPLLPKDSVKLDIKWHYQLAQSKSIDREGTLDSTSFFIAYFYPRVAVYDDYKGWDIQPHTGDFEFYNDFNDYALHVTVPKNFIVWATGTFKNPDEVLQPEFAQRLKRSMADDSTVHIVTTQDLAGKHVTAQNATNTWTFTAKNIPDMTVALSDHYVWDGASIAVHDVTKRRASVQAAYIDSAKDLHHSVQFSRYALDWFSHNWPGIPYPYEKSIAIQGLADMEYPMMVNDSPQDDLKEAQSLQDHEQSHTYMPFYMGINESYYAFMDEGWATTFEYLIGISERGQEDADKVFKKERVERWIKSKHNREDPIITPSPDVKFPIGDNPYGKPALSYLALKDMLGDNLFKKALHYYMVNWHGKHPIPWDFFNGVKAATGKNLDWFFYNWFYTKSYNDLNLAGAQKEGNDYILDIKNVGGFVIPFDVVVSYTDGSKDSFHQTPLVWEKDQKEINLKVKAQKAVKEIRLDNGIFMDANEADNSWIAGS; encoded by the coding sequence ATGCGCAAAATATTGTTATTGACTGCATTGTGCGGCGCATTTACTGTTGCCCATGCACAAACACTTACTATACCACCGGGCATAGCCAAAACTTATGAAAACGGAACCCGCCTGGCCAATGGCAAGCCGGGTAAAACTTATTGGCAAAACCATGGCCGCTATGATATTTCGGTAAACGTTGCTCCTCCCAATAAAATGGTGAAAGGTGTAGAGCAGATTACCTATTTCAATAATAGTCCGGATACACTGAAGGAGCTTAACATGAAGCTGATTGTTAATATCCATACCAGGCCCCAGCGCCGAGGGGCCGACGCCAAGCCCGAATTTGGTATAACTGTAGATGATTTTAAAGTTAATGGCGCGGCGGCAACCTGGCAAAATGCCCAGGCCGCCGGCACCAACTATATGGTCCCTCTCGGTAAACCGCTGCTGCCAAAAGATTCGGTAAAGCTGGATATTAAGTGGCATTATCAGTTGGCTCAAAGTAAATCGATAGACCGCGAGGGGACTTTAGATTCAACCTCGTTTTTTATCGCCTATTTCTATCCGCGTGTGGCAGTTTATGATGATTATAAAGGCTGGGACATCCAACCCCATACCGGCGATTTTGAGTTTTATAACGATTTTAATGATTACGCGCTGCACGTTACGGTTCCCAAAAACTTCATAGTGTGGGCCACGGGCACATTTAAAAATCCGGATGAGGTGCTGCAGCCCGAGTTTGCCCAGCGTCTGAAACGCTCTATGGCCGACGACTCAACCGTGCATATTGTAACCACGCAGGATCTGGCCGGGAAACACGTAACCGCACAAAATGCTACCAACACGTGGACGTTTACCGCCAAAAATATTCCAGACATGACTGTTGCCCTGAGCGACCATTACGTATGGGATGGTGCCAGCATAGCCGTGCACGATGTAACCAAACGCCGTGCAAGCGTGCAGGCCGCTTATATTGATTCTGCAAAAGATCTCCATCACTCGGTGCAATTCAGTCGTTATGCGCTGGACTGGTTTTCGCACAATTGGCCGGGCATTCCGTATCCGTATGAGAAAAGCATCGCTATACAAGGTCTTGCCGATATGGAATACCCGATGATGGTGAATGATAGTCCGCAGGATGATCTAAAGGAAGCCCAGTCATTGCAAGATCATGAGCAGTCGCACACCTATATGCCTTTTTACATGGGTATCAACGAGAGCTATTATGCCTTTATGGACGAAGGTTGGGCAACCACTTTTGAATATCTGATAGGCATCAGCGAGCGCGGACAAGAGGATGCCGATAAGGTTTTCAAGAAAGAGAGGGTAGAGCGCTGGATCAAGTCTAAACATAACCGGGAGGATCCTATTATTACGCCATCGCCCGATGTGAAATTTCCCATTGGCGATAATCCTTACGGCAAACCAGCGTTGTCTTACCTGGCGCTAAAAGACATGCTGGGCGATAACCTGTTTAAAAAGGCGCTGCATTATTATATGGTTAACTGGCATGGCAAGCACCCCATTCCGTGGGATTTCTTTAACGGAGTGAAGGCCGCGACCGGCAAAAACCTCGATTGGTTTTTCTATAACTGGTTTTACACAAAATCATATAATGACTTGAACCTGGCCGGTGCCCAAAAAGAGGGTAATGATTACATTTTGGACATCAAAAACGTTGGCGGCTTTGTTATTCCGTTCGATGTAGTTGTTTCTTATACCGATGGCAGTAAAGATAGCTTCCATCAAACGCCGCTGGTGTGGGAAAAAGATCAGAAGGAGATCAACCTGAAGGTTAAAGCTCAAAAAGCGGTAAAAGAGATCAGGCTGGATAACGGTATTTTTATGGATGCCAATGAAGCTGATAATAGCTGGATAGCGGGGAGCTAA
- a CDS encoding MBL fold metallo-hydrolase RNA specificity domain-containing protein: MHITFHGAARQVTGSKHLLTLTNGTNILLDCGMFQGLGDHTEDLNEHFGFNPKKVDMLVLSHAHIDHCGLIPRLVAEGFEGPIYCTPPTMDLARILMADSARIQEQDTEYSNKHRARKSLPLLKTLYTEEDAMNAMRQFKLVEYHQETEIAPGVTLYFTDAGHVVGSAAVHLTVHEDGQKTQITFSGDVGRYGDMILKSPQGFNQADYILLESTYGDSLHADIGPIEDALYEVIKHTCMVKKGKVIIPAFSVGRTQEILYALNALENQGRLPDLPYFVDSPLSEKATQILKDHPEVYNHNVNQVMKVDADPFAFKGLRFVQSTQESIALNNDPRPCVIISSSGMAEAGRVKHHIKNNIASKKNTILMVGYCEPNSLGGRLLRGEKHVHIFGEEYNVVAEVQSIKSMSAHGDYEDLIHFLQKQDPEKVKQIFLVHGEYEVQQNFAGKLKDAGFKHIHIPYQHEKFELGG, from the coding sequence ATGCACATAACGTTTCATGGAGCTGCGCGGCAGGTTACCGGCAGTAAGCACCTGCTAACATTAACCAACGGTACCAATATTTTGCTGGATTGCGGCATGTTTCAAGGCTTGGGCGACCATACCGAGGATCTGAACGAGCACTTTGGCTTCAACCCCAAAAAGGTTGATATGCTGGTGCTCTCGCACGCGCACATTGATCATTGCGGGTTGATCCCCCGCCTGGTAGCCGAAGGCTTCGAGGGCCCTATTTACTGCACGCCACCCACGATGGATCTGGCCCGCATCCTGATGGCCGACTCGGCCCGTATCCAGGAGCAGGATACCGAGTATAGCAACAAGCATCGTGCCCGTAAAAGTTTGCCGCTACTCAAAACACTTTATACCGAAGAAGACGCCATGAACGCCATGCGTCAGTTTAAACTGGTGGAATATCATCAGGAAACGGAGATAGCCCCCGGGGTGACCCTTTATTTTACAGATGCAGGCCACGTGGTGGGTAGTGCAGCGGTGCATTTAACGGTTCATGAGGATGGGCAAAAGACGCAGATCACCTTCAGTGGAGATGTTGGGCGTTATGGCGATATGATACTGAAAAGTCCGCAAGGATTTAACCAAGCCGATTACATCCTGCTGGAATCAACCTATGGCGACAGCTTGCATGCAGATATCGGTCCGATTGAGGATGCGCTGTACGAGGTGATTAAACATACCTGTATGGTGAAGAAAGGTAAGGTGATCATCCCTGCCTTTAGCGTTGGCCGTACGCAGGAGATTCTGTATGCCCTCAACGCGCTGGAAAACCAAGGCCGTTTGCCGGATCTGCCATATTTTGTAGATAGTCCGCTGTCTGAAAAAGCTACCCAGATCTTGAAAGATCACCCCGAAGTTTATAACCATAATGTGAACCAGGTGATGAAGGTTGATGCCGATCCGTTTGCGTTTAAAGGGCTGCGGTTTGTACAATCTACCCAGGAATCTATCGCACTTAATAATGACCCTCGCCCGTGTGTCATCATCTCCTCATCGGGTATGGCCGAGGCTGGTAGGGTAAAGCATCACATAAAAAATAACATTGCCAGTAAGAAAAACACCATCCTGATGGTGGGGTATTGCGAACCCAACTCGCTGGGCGGGCGCCTGCTGCGTGGCGAAAAGCATGTACACATTTTTGGTGAAGAATATAATGTGGTGGCCGAGGTGCAAAGCATCAAATCAATGAGTGCCCATGGCGACTACGAGGATTTGATCCATTTTTTGCAAAAGCAGGACCCCGAAAAAGTGAAACAGATCTTTCTGGTGCACGGCGAGTATGAAGTGCAGCAAAACTTTGCAGGCAAACTGAAGGATGCCGGGTTTAAGCATATCCACATCCCGTATCAGCATGAAAAGTTTGAGTTGGGGGGATAA
- a CDS encoding BlaI/MecI/CopY family transcriptional regulator, whose product MEIKELTRAEEQIMQVLWQLGKGFVKEVIDQLPEPKPAYNTVSTIIRILETKGFIGHNAFGKSHEYYPLITREQYQNFATDKLLNGYFDNSVKRMFSFFVQKEKIDLKEADEIMQLIEKLKDK is encoded by the coding sequence ATGGAAATCAAAGAGTTAACGCGTGCCGAAGAGCAGATTATGCAGGTATTGTGGCAATTGGGGAAGGGTTTTGTAAAGGAGGTGATAGATCAGCTGCCGGAGCCTAAACCTGCTTATAATACTGTGTCTACCATTATCAGGATATTGGAGACTAAGGGCTTTATTGGCCATAACGCATTTGGCAAAAGCCATGAGTATTACCCGCTGATTACCCGCGAGCAATACCAAAACTTTGCGACTGATAAATTACTGAACGGCTATTTTGATAACTCAGTGAAACGCATGTTCTCTTTCTTTGTTCAGAAAGAAAAGATTGACCTGAAAGAGGCCGACGAGATTATGCAGTTAATTGAAAAACTGAAAGATAAGTAA
- a CDS encoding M56 family metallopeptidase, whose translation MNWWHYLLLANIYLTLFFSFYMLFLRKETFFNLNRVYLVGGAVLSFALPLVQSAWVKQLFITQKVQQTILRVDPNAIYQFNVAAMAHTQRQVTLGEVLAAVYGAGILFFFCRFFYQLIQLQVDILQPKAPSTFSFFNKIRIEESDADNMYITAHEEAHARQWHSADIILIEAITILNWFNPVVYLYRNAIRHIHEFIADRDALHGGADKAEYAMLLVAQTFHAPPHRMVNPFFNNSMLKERIKMLQKNRSARIMLFKYWLSAPLFMLMLILSSATVNNSKAVNAIQNRAQQVFATPAINAITNDHSGEIPEEMTAPNNSAQPFNEHSIKDYTALEQTAEFPGGLDAFYAFLAMNMHYPQEVDAQGKVLVSFIIEKDGALSNFKITQSLAPAFDNEAMRVVKLSPKWHPAVQNGQPIREQFTVPISFTLFANNNKKPPVVKPAPQPENNNEVFTAVEQSAGFPGGIEAFYRYLSLNIRYPEEARTHNVQGKVFLTFIVERDGSISNIKLLRGIGSGCDEEAIRVFSNMPKWNPGLQNGYAIRQQYTVPISFSLVENHTPAPKATTDSTARN comes from the coding sequence ATGAACTGGTGGCATTATCTTTTGCTGGCCAACATTTACCTTACGCTATTCTTCAGCTTTTACATGCTGTTTTTACGTAAGGAGACCTTTTTTAACCTGAACAGGGTTTACCTGGTAGGCGGAGCGGTATTGTCATTCGCGCTGCCGCTGGTGCAATCGGCATGGGTAAAACAACTGTTCATCACACAAAAGGTACAGCAAACTATTTTGCGGGTTGATCCCAATGCTATCTACCAGTTCAACGTAGCCGCCATGGCACATACACAACGCCAGGTAACCCTGGGCGAGGTGCTCGCAGCTGTTTACGGCGCGGGGATATTGTTCTTTTTCTGCCGATTCTTTTATCAGCTGATTCAGCTGCAGGTAGATATCCTTCAACCCAAAGCACCAAGCACCTTCTCATTCTTTAACAAGATCAGGATTGAGGAGAGCGATGCTGATAACATGTACATCACCGCGCATGAGGAAGCGCACGCCCGCCAGTGGCACTCGGCCGATATTATTTTGATTGAAGCCATAACCATCCTCAACTGGTTTAACCCGGTGGTGTACCTATATCGCAATGCCATCCGTCACATCCACGAGTTTATTGCCGACCGCGATGCCCTGCATGGCGGTGCCGACAAAGCCGAATATGCCATGCTGCTGGTAGCGCAAACCTTTCACGCACCGCCGCACCGTATGGTTAATCCGTTCTTTAACAACAGCATGCTCAAAGAGCGGATTAAAATGCTGCAAAAGAACCGCTCGGCACGTATTATGCTGTTTAAATACTGGTTATCGGCACCGCTGTTTATGCTGATGCTGATCTTGTCGTCAGCCACGGTAAATAACAGCAAGGCGGTTAACGCCATTCAAAACCGGGCGCAACAAGTATTTGCTACACCGGCTATCAATGCCATCACGAACGATCACTCGGGCGAGATTCCCGAGGAAATGACTGCACCCAACAATAGCGCGCAGCCATTTAATGAGCATAGCATTAAAGATTATACAGCGCTTGAGCAAACTGCCGAGTTCCCTGGCGGCCTTGATGCGTTTTATGCTTTTTTGGCGATGAATATGCATTACCCGCAGGAGGTTGACGCCCAGGGGAAAGTGCTGGTAAGTTTTATCATCGAGAAAGACGGCGCACTCAGCAATTTCAAGATTACCCAGAGCCTTGCTCCTGCTTTTGACAACGAGGCGATGCGGGTTGTAAAATTATCGCCCAAATGGCACCCAGCCGTACAGAACGGTCAGCCTATTCGCGAGCAGTTTACCGTGCCTATCAGCTTCACTTTATTTGCCAATAACAACAAGAAGCCACCTGTGGTTAAACCAGCTCCGCAGCCAGAGAATAACAACGAGGTGTTTACTGCGGTAGAACAATCTGCCGGCTTCCCCGGTGGTATAGAAGCCTTCTACCGTTATCTATCTTTAAACATCCGCTACCCGGAAGAAGCCCGCACGCACAATGTACAAGGCAAGGTGTTTTTAACCTTTATAGTTGAGCGAGACGGCTCCATCAGCAACATTAAACTTTTGCGCGGCATTGGCAGCGGTTGTGACGAAGAAGCTATCCGCGTATTTAGCAACATGCCTAAATGGAACCCTGGCCTGCAAAATGGTTATGCCATAAGACAGCAATACACGGTGCCCATCAGTTTCTCGCTGGTGGAGAACCACACGCCGGCTCCAAAAGCCACAACCGACAGTACAGCCCGTAACTAA
- a CDS encoding NADPH-dependent FMN reductase — translation MKIEIISGSPRKVSVTNRLALYLHKLLSEKTGHEVGLIDMREHDLPMIQSVYSSPEKAPAEHRELAERMFAADAFVVVTPEYNSSFSPAMKNLFDHFPKQMHKTFGIVTASVGALGGMRAAQQMLLLTAGLFGIASPNLLVTPFVDKKFDADGNLVDESFQGSIDTFMHEFLWLAERVAANADVLN, via the coding sequence ATGAAAATTGAAATCATCTCCGGAAGCCCGAGAAAGGTTAGCGTAACTAACCGCCTGGCGCTATATCTGCACAAATTATTAAGTGAGAAGACAGGGCACGAAGTTGGCCTGATTGACATGCGCGAGCATGATTTGCCGATGATCCAATCGGTATACTCATCGCCAGAGAAAGCCCCTGCCGAGCACCGCGAACTGGCCGAGCGCATGTTTGCCGCAGATGCTTTTGTGGTAGTAACCCCAGAGTATAACAGCAGCTTCTCGCCTGCCATGAAAAACCTGTTTGATCACTTCCCTAAGCAAATGCATAAAACTTTTGGTATTGTAACTGCATCTGTAGGTGCACTGGGTGGTATGCGTGCGGCACAGCAAATGTTGTTGCTAACCGCAGGCTTGTTTGGCATTGCTTCACCTAACCTACTGGTAACGCCTTTTGTAGATAAGAAATTTGACGCAGATGGCAACCTGGTTGACGAATCGTTCCAGGGCAGCATAGACACTTTTATGCACGAGTTTTTGTGGCTGGCAGAGCGCGTGGCCGCTAATGCCGATGTGCTGAATTAA